In one window of Legionella fallonii LLAP-10 DNA:
- a CDS encoding FAD-binding oxidoreductase, giving the protein MSVFKHFIPKLIIWITLLSTSFATDLIVNDITLINPIKVKEIVFPKSANEVSQLIKKHNAPISIGGGRFSQGGQIATDNTLFIDMRHMNHIVSLDKENHLITVESGITWREIQELIDKYDLSLKIMQSFSNFTVGGSLSVNAHGRYVNEGAIIRSVDSIKMVLADGEILTASRKEHSDIFFGAIGGYGGLGVIVEATLSLTDNTPIERIAKRMKLSSYKDYFLQNIRYSHNAIFHNADLYPPNFEYINAITWVKTNKPVTIKERLAPQQRPLPYQEFLLNWISDTKSGKYFRQIIYDRYANLRSIVEWRNYEASYDVNSIEPASRKTSTYVLQEYFIPTDHFDSFTKKMVTILKKNQVNVLNISIRQALPDHESYLSWARTEVFSFVIYYKQGVTNADKSEVKKWTSLLIDAALEEGGTYYLPYQIVATNEQFLKAYPGAKKFFKLKSTLDPQYKFRNKLFDHYYTKTS; this is encoded by the coding sequence ATGAGCGTATTTAAACACTTCATCCCCAAATTAATTATATGGATCACGTTATTAAGTACTTCTTTTGCCACAGATTTAATTGTTAACGACATCACTCTTATAAATCCAATAAAGGTGAAAGAAATAGTTTTCCCTAAATCTGCAAATGAAGTAAGTCAATTAATTAAAAAGCATAATGCTCCGATTTCAATCGGTGGAGGAAGATTTAGTCAAGGAGGTCAAATCGCTACAGACAATACCCTCTTTATTGACATGCGACATATGAATCATATTGTATCTCTTGATAAAGAGAATCATTTAATCACAGTAGAATCAGGAATTACTTGGAGAGAAATTCAAGAATTAATCGATAAATATGATCTATCTCTTAAAATCATGCAGTCATTTTCCAACTTTACTGTAGGAGGTTCACTAAGTGTTAATGCACATGGAAGATATGTTAATGAAGGGGCAATTATTAGATCGGTTGACTCAATTAAAATGGTGCTTGCAGATGGGGAAATCCTAACAGCAAGTAGAAAAGAGCATTCTGATATATTTTTTGGCGCAATTGGAGGATACGGTGGACTTGGCGTTATAGTGGAAGCAACTCTTTCTCTGACTGACAATACTCCTATAGAAAGAATTGCTAAAAGAATGAAGTTATCCAGTTATAAAGACTATTTTCTACAAAATATTCGTTATTCACATAATGCAATATTCCATAATGCGGATTTATATCCCCCTAATTTCGAATATATCAATGCAATAACATGGGTAAAAACTAATAAACCTGTAACAATAAAAGAGAGGCTAGCGCCTCAACAGCGCCCATTACCCTATCAAGAATTCCTATTAAATTGGATATCTGATACAAAGTCAGGTAAATATTTTAGGCAAATCATATATGATAGATATGCCAATTTACGATCCATTGTCGAATGGCGAAATTATGAAGCAAGTTACGATGTGAACAGCATTGAGCCTGCATCACGTAAAACCTCCACTTATGTCCTTCAAGAGTATTTTATACCAACTGATCATTTTGATTCTTTTACAAAAAAAATGGTCACCATTCTTAAAAAGAATCAGGTCAATGTATTAAATATTTCTATTCGACAAGCTCTACCAGATCATGAATCTTATCTTTCATGGGCTAGAACTGAGGTGTTCTCTTTTGTTATCTATTACAAACAAGGGGTTACGAATGCAGATAAATCAGAGGTTAAAAAATGGACTTCTTTATTAATCGATGCCGCATTAGAAGAAGGAGGAACATATTATTTACCTTATCAAATAGTTGCGACCAATGAGCAGTTTTTAAAAGCATATCCTGGAGCAAAAAAATTTTTTAAACTGAAGAGTACTCTTGATCCCCAATATAAATTTAGAAATAAACTTTTCGATCATTATTATACAAAAACATCATAG
- a CDS encoding disulfide bond formation protein B, with product MFKNILHRLTSENNIIQLNYIYSLLILAAMAFILTTAMYMQLVHGEYPCPLCLLQRVAYFGVCFGVILNLRNGYSMRYEGLTLISIILLLIISARQTLLDIYPRPGHDYIGSAFLGLHMPVWSIVFSILLLLAYAIRFCILGFDDYLSEPLLKSHPKTALLANILAWFIIALCSLNVLSTFLQCGFSSCHTFVSV from the coding sequence GTGTTTAAAAACATTCTGCATCGACTAACATCTGAAAATAATATAATTCAATTAAATTACATTTATTCATTATTGATTTTAGCGGCAATGGCATTCATTCTGACTACAGCAATGTATATGCAATTGGTTCATGGCGAATATCCTTGCCCACTTTGTTTGTTACAACGAGTTGCTTATTTTGGCGTTTGCTTTGGTGTTATTCTCAATTTGCGAAATGGTTATTCAATGCGTTATGAAGGCCTTACATTGATCTCCATCATTTTATTATTAATTATTAGCGCACGCCAAACTTTACTTGATATCTATCCAAGACCTGGTCATGATTATATTGGCTCGGCTTTCCTCGGATTGCATATGCCAGTTTGGTCGATTGTATTTTCTATCTTATTACTGCTAGCCTACGCTATTCGATTTTGTATACTTGGTTTTGACGATTACCTAAGTGAGCCTCTTCTCAAATCTCATCCAAAAACCGCATTGCTAGCAAACATTTTGGCATGGTTTATCATTGCATTATGTAGTCTCAATGTCCTATCTACTTTTTTACAATGCGGCTTCTCAAGCTGCCATACCTTCGTAAGCGTCTAA
- a CDS encoding ankyrin repeat domain-containing protein translates to MLSLLETIKEDNVLALKALLDNELSVDHIWDNGYSILPHAVYSNSLACTLLLLECGANINFTGDHAAYFCEPVSSLALAIRQNNLPFARLLITFGASRGLAMTALDEKEQTDLAALSGDLFLFI, encoded by the coding sequence ATGTTATCACTGTTGGAAACTATAAAGGAAGACAATGTTCTTGCTTTAAAAGCTCTTTTAGACAATGAACTCTCCGTCGATCATATTTGGGATAACGGCTATTCTATTTTACCACACGCAGTGTATTCGAATAGCCTTGCTTGTACCTTGTTGTTGTTAGAGTGTGGGGCAAATATTAATTTTACTGGGGATCATGCGGCATATTTTTGCGAACCCGTTTCTTCGTTAGCTTTAGCGATTAGACAAAATAATTTACCCTTTGCTCGATTGTTAATTACCTTTGGCGCCTCTCGTGGCCTGGCAATGACGGCACTTGATGAGAAAGAACAAACAGATTTAGCGGCATTAAGTGGGGATCTTTTTTTATTTATTTAG
- a CDS encoding uridine kinase family protein, giving the protein MLFIFIGGASASGKSSIAEHLLKKLRTIGVNANELKMDDYFHERPDNVDNETFRATTNFDVPHMLHLDRLSRDVTELSKGHSIRKSCLSFVTNKYHAWEEISPCDVVIIEGIFAQYFYQNFVDKKLPSILVNVTTECYQDLMNRRVNRDIKERNRTREVVLASERKTVGPGFFKYTASNAQGADIYIVNKKHEDLEERNKALDASVMEIIDRMNELCGEDSIVKRKKPDVRELVARSHWCAGEKSTAIDHSEHRFIGVFRDVFGEYNSKFAHDWSMYILAGFATALGAAAVAVALVALSGIISTAVAVTGAALGLAGLGMFAYRAYKDSQICYEENYSPILSN; this is encoded by the coding sequence ATGTTGTTTATTTTTATAGGTGGTGCCTCTGCTAGTGGTAAATCAAGTATTGCAGAACATTTGTTAAAAAAACTTCGGACGATTGGAGTCAATGCCAATGAATTGAAAATGGATGACTACTTCCATGAAAGACCGGACAATGTTGACAATGAAACGTTTAGGGCGACAACTAATTTCGATGTTCCCCATATGCTGCATTTAGATCGCTTGAGTAGAGATGTTACAGAATTAAGTAAAGGCCATAGCATACGAAAATCCTGCCTTTCTTTTGTTACTAATAAATATCATGCCTGGGAAGAGATCTCTCCTTGTGATGTAGTGATAATTGAGGGAATATTTGCTCAATATTTTTATCAAAACTTTGTAGATAAAAAACTCCCATCCATTCTCGTCAATGTAACTACTGAATGTTACCAAGATCTAATGAATAGGCGAGTTAATCGAGATATTAAAGAACGAAATAGAACACGAGAAGTAGTGCTTGCCTCTGAACGTAAAACAGTGGGACCGGGTTTCTTTAAGTATACAGCCAGTAACGCTCAGGGCGCTGATATATATATCGTCAATAAAAAGCATGAGGATCTCGAAGAGAGAAATAAAGCTTTAGATGCATCGGTGATGGAAATTATTGATCGTATGAATGAATTGTGTGGTGAAGACTCAATAGTAAAGCGAAAAAAACCTGATGTTAGAGAGCTTGTAGCAAGAAGTCATTGGTGTGCTGGAGAGAAATCCACTGCTATAGACCATTCGGAGCATCGCTTTATAGGGGTTTTTCGTGATGTTTTTGGTGAATACAATAGCAAATTTGCTCATGATTGGAGCATGTACATATTAGCTGGTTTTGCGACAGCCTTGGGTGCCGCTGCTGTAGCGGTTGCATTAGTGGCATTAAGTGGAATCATCAGTACAGCAGTGGCCGTGACTGGTGCTGCATTGGGTTTGGCTGGCTTAGGGATGTTTGCTTACAGGGCTTATAAAGACTCTCAAATCTGTTATGAGGAAAATTATTCGCCTATCTTAAGCAACTAG
- a CDS encoding GNAT family N-acetyltransferase, whose protein sequence is MGYGFFYQIIIAIIEQAAIKNIKKIFVDTYAFQAVDFYIKQGFSIIGRLDKYLLGHDRIYLRKDLDL, encoded by the coding sequence ATGGGCTATGGGTTTTTTTATCAAATAATCATTGCCATAATTGAACAGGCAGCCATAAAAAATATTAAGAAAATATTTGTTGATACTTATGCTTTTCAAGCAGTTGATTTCTATATAAAACAGGGATTTTCCATAATTGGCCGACTTGATAAGTATTTGTTAGGCCATGACAGAATTTATCTAAGAAAAGATTTAGATTTATAA